The genomic region ATCCACCCACGCGAAGCACCGCGAGGGTTACGACCATGACGGGACCCGGGCCTGGGCCGCGAACTCGGAGTGGCTGGGGCTGCAGATCATCTCGACCAAGGACGGCGGCAAGGACGACAACGCCGGCGAGGTGGAGTTCGTCGCCCGCTGGAAGGAGAAGGGGGAGGAAAAGGTGCACCACGAGCGCGCCCTTTTCAAGAAGGAGAAGTCGCGCTGGTTCTTCACCGACGGCCTCCCGGTGACCGCGGCGCCGCAGCAGCCGATCGTGAAGGGCCCGAAGATCGGTCGCAACGACCCCTGCACCTGCGGCAGCGGCCAGAAGTACAAGAAGTGCTGCGGCAAGTAGCGTAGCTGGAACATTATCAAAATGAAAAGGGGCGAGTGGAAACCACTCGCCCCTTTTTTTCTTCCAGGCTTACCGGGCAGCTTGGATATCCTGGCCCGCGAAGCCCTGCTACGACAACCCGCGTTCCCCCCTTTGCGAAGGGGGGAACGCGGGGGGATTCCTCTCCGTCTATTTCTGGCTTTCCAAAAGCGCCTGGTTCACGTCCTCGATCAGGTCGTCGATGTGCTCGATGCCGACCGAGAGCCTGATCAGGTCGGGGGAGACACCGGAGGCTATCTGCTGCTCCTCGTTCAGCTGGCGATGGGTGGTGCTCGCCGGGTGCAAGACGCAGCTCCTCGCGTCGCCCACGTGCACCACCAGCGCCACGAGCTGACAGCTCTCCATGAATTTCTTTCCTGCCGCGGCCCCTCCCTTGATGCCGAAGGTAAGGACGCCGCTAGCCCCCTTGGGAAGGTACTTCTTGCTGCGGGCGTAGCTT from Citrifermentans bremense harbors:
- a CDS encoding YchJ family protein, translated to MEQCACGTGLAYAECCQPIIKGQRPAETAEALMRARYAAYVNVETDFIFESTHAKHREGYDHDGTRAWAANSEWLGLQIISTKDGGKDDNAGEVEFVARWKEKGEEKVHHERALFKKEKSRWFFTDGLPVTAAPQQPIVKGPKIGRNDPCTCGSGQKYKKCCGK